The Betta splendens chromosome 4, fBetSpl5.4, whole genome shotgun sequence genome contains a region encoding:
- the dph5 gene encoding diphthine methyl ester synthase isoform X2, whose translation MLYLIGLGLGDATDITVKGLQAVKKCSRVYLEAYTSILTVGKEVLEFYGKQLILADRDLVEQGADEILKDAEVTDVAFLVVGDPFGATTHSDLVLRAANAGIPYKVIHNASVLSAVGCCGLQLYNFGETVSLVFWTDTWRPESFYDKICKNRTAGLHTLCLMDIKVKEQSIENMMRGKMIYEPPRFMTVAQAADQLIQIIERRKEEGEELDSSPSWMSPTTVLSSAYFRSFRDGSPEGQSLVSREKSSGERTHPCGTPVLMVRVPDVRLPSLTCSLLSVRKPLIHWHMGSGTVS comes from the exons ATGTTGTATCTGATCGGGCTCGGGCTCGGAGACGCTACCGACATCACGGTGAAGGGTCTTCAGGCGGTGAAAAAGTGCTCCCGGGTTTACCTGGAGGCCTACACCTCCATCCTGACCGTGGGCAAAGAGGTTCTG GAGTTCTACGGGAAGCAGCTGATTCTGGCCGACAGGGACCTGGTTGAACAGGGGGCAGATGAGATCCTGAAGGACGCGGAGGTGACTGATGTGGCCTTTCTGGTAGTGGGCGACCCGTTCGG CGCCACCACTCACAGTGACCTGGTGCTGAGAGCAGCGAATGCGGGGATACCGTACAAAGTGATTCACAACGCATCGGTCCTGAGCGCGGTGGGATGCTGCGGGCTGCAG ttgTACAACTTTGGGGAGACAGTGTCATTGGTGTTTTGGACAGACACATGGAGACCAGAAAGTTTCTACGACAAAATCTGCAAGAACAGAACAGCTGGGCTGCATACACTCTGTCTGAtgg ATATCAAAGTTAAAGAGCAGAGCATCGAGAACATGATGAG AGGAAAGATGATCTACGAGCCTCCTCGCTTCATGACGGTCGCTCAGGCTGCAGATCAGCTGATTCAGATCAttgagaggagaaaggaggagggtgaggagctcG actcatcaccatCCTGGATGAGCCCAACAACGGTCTTGTcgtctgcatacttcaggagtttcagagACGGGTCTCCTGAGGGGCAGTCATTAGTGTctagggagaagagcagtggggaaagGACACATCCCTGTGGCACGCCGGTACTGATGGTGCGGGTGCCAGATGTgaggctgcccagcctcacctgcagcctcctgtcagtcaggaagccCCTGATCCACTGGCACATGGGATCAGGGACAGTGAGCTAG
- the dph5 gene encoding diphthine methyl ester synthase isoform X1 produces MLYLIGLGLGDATDITVKGLQAVKKCSRVYLEAYTSILTVGKEVLEEFYGKQLILADRDLVEQGADEILKDAEVTDVAFLVVGDPFGATTHSDLVLRAANAGIPYKVIHNASVLSAVGCCGLQLYNFGETVSLVFWTDTWRPESFYDKICKNRTAGLHTLCLMDIKVKEQSIENMMRGKMIYEPPRFMTVAQAADQLIQIIERRKEEGEELDSSPSWMSPTTVLSSAYFRSFRDGSPEGQSLVSREKSSGERTHPCGTPVLMVRVPDVRLPSLTCSLLSVRKPLIHWHMGSGTVS; encoded by the exons ATGTTGTATCTGATCGGGCTCGGGCTCGGAGACGCTACCGACATCACGGTGAAGGGTCTTCAGGCGGTGAAAAAGTGCTCCCGGGTTTACCTGGAGGCCTACACCTCCATCCTGACCGTGGGCAAAGAGGTTCTG GAGGAGTTCTACGGGAAGCAGCTGATTCTGGCCGACAGGGACCTGGTTGAACAGGGGGCAGATGAGATCCTGAAGGACGCGGAGGTGACTGATGTGGCCTTTCTGGTAGTGGGCGACCCGTTCGG CGCCACCACTCACAGTGACCTGGTGCTGAGAGCAGCGAATGCGGGGATACCGTACAAAGTGATTCACAACGCATCGGTCCTGAGCGCGGTGGGATGCTGCGGGCTGCAG ttgTACAACTTTGGGGAGACAGTGTCATTGGTGTTTTGGACAGACACATGGAGACCAGAAAGTTTCTACGACAAAATCTGCAAGAACAGAACAGCTGGGCTGCATACACTCTGTCTGAtgg ATATCAAAGTTAAAGAGCAGAGCATCGAGAACATGATGAG AGGAAAGATGATCTACGAGCCTCCTCGCTTCATGACGGTCGCTCAGGCTGCAGATCAGCTGATTCAGATCAttgagaggagaaaggaggagggtgaggagctcG actcatcaccatCCTGGATGAGCCCAACAACGGTCTTGTcgtctgcatacttcaggagtttcagagACGGGTCTCCTGAGGGGCAGTCATTAGTGTctagggagaagagcagtggggaaagGACACATCCCTGTGGCACGCCGGTACTGATGGTGCGGGTGCCAGATGTgaggctgcccagcctcacctgcagcctcctgtcagtcaggaagccCCTGATCCACTGGCACATGGGATCAGGGACAGTGAGCTAG
- the dph5 gene encoding diphthine methyl ester synthase isoform X3 encodes MLYLIGLGLGDATDITVKGLQAVKKCSRVYLEAYTSILTVGKEVLEEFYGKQLILADRDLVEQGADEILKDAEVTDVAFLVVGDPFGATTHSDLVLRAANAGIPYKVIHNASVLSAVGCCGLQLYNFGETVSLVFWTDTWRPESFYDKICKNRTAGLHTLCLMDIKVKEQSIENMMRGKMIYEPPRFMTVAQAADQLIQIIERRKEEGEELGVTEDTVCVGMARLGTDDQVIRAATLRQLMSCDLGAPLHSLVITGQLHPLEVDLLRLNAEPNALKQLRMIDSSTYTS; translated from the exons ATGTTGTATCTGATCGGGCTCGGGCTCGGAGACGCTACCGACATCACGGTGAAGGGTCTTCAGGCGGTGAAAAAGTGCTCCCGGGTTTACCTGGAGGCCTACACCTCCATCCTGACCGTGGGCAAAGAGGTTCTG GAGGAGTTCTACGGGAAGCAGCTGATTCTGGCCGACAGGGACCTGGTTGAACAGGGGGCAGATGAGATCCTGAAGGACGCGGAGGTGACTGATGTGGCCTTTCTGGTAGTGGGCGACCCGTTCGG CGCCACCACTCACAGTGACCTGGTGCTGAGAGCAGCGAATGCGGGGATACCGTACAAAGTGATTCACAACGCATCGGTCCTGAGCGCGGTGGGATGCTGCGGGCTGCAG ttgTACAACTTTGGGGAGACAGTGTCATTGGTGTTTTGGACAGACACATGGAGACCAGAAAGTTTCTACGACAAAATCTGCAAGAACAGAACAGCTGGGCTGCATACACTCTGTCTGAtgg ATATCAAAGTTAAAGAGCAGAGCATCGAGAACATGATGAG AGGAAAGATGATCTACGAGCCTCCTCGCTTCATGACGGTCGCTCAGGCTGCAGATCAGCTGATTCAGATCAttgagaggagaaaggaggagggtgaggagctcG GTGTGACGGAggatactgtgtgtgtgggcatggCTCGGCTTGGCACAGACGACCAGGTGATCCGAGCAGCTACACTACGTCAGCTGATGTCGTGTGACCTTGGAGCCCCACTTCATTCCCTGGTTATCACTGGGCAACTCCACCCGCTGGAGGTGGACCTACTGCGACTAAACGCAGAACCAAACGCACTGAAACAATTACGCATGATTGACAGCTCCACATACACCTCTTAA